The Alteromonas stellipolaris genome includes a region encoding these proteins:
- the recG gene encoding ATP-dependent DNA helicase RecG: MQTLATTPITALKGVGAKVAEKLAKIGLFTLQDVLFHLPLRYEDRTRVYSVAECRPFTHVSVQGEVKSADIQYGKKRMLVVKLSDGTGTITLRFFHFGAVQRTMMTPGNVIRCFGEVRTGKWGIEMMHPEFKLIDEDAPLEAESLTPVYPTTEGVKQLTLRNLTDQALKMLDKGALADLLPEGMYSDQISLNEALHAVHRPAPDTDVHEMEEGLHPAQYRLILEELLSHHLSVLKVRKLSDAQPGISIRVDKPLIEKMLAQLPFSPTGAQQRVVADIQQDMQHPRPMMRLVQGDVGSGKTLVAALAALSAIGAGHQVALMAPTELLAEQHANNFREWFAPLGIEIGWLAGKLKGKARTEVLSRLESGDVQMLVGTHAIFQESVTYQQLALVIVDEQHRFGVHQRLALRDKGEQQGRYPHQLIMTATPIPRTLAMTAYADLDTSIIDELPPGRTPVTTVVLPDSRRADVIERVRTACKANGRQAYWVCTLIDESEVLECQAAEDAAVILRTALPELNVGLVHGRLKPAEKLQVMADFKAGELDLLVATTVIEVGVDVPNASIMIIENPERLGLAQLHQLRGRVGRGAVESQCVLMYQSPLSKTATQRLSVLRESNDGFYIAQRDLEIRGPGEFMGTRQTGMAELKIADLVRDAALIPKVQEIAYTLWEQYPSHAQAIINRWIGHKEQYGHA; the protein is encoded by the coding sequence ATGCAAACTCTTGCCACCACGCCCATCACCGCCCTAAAAGGGGTAGGCGCTAAAGTGGCCGAAAAGCTGGCTAAAATTGGCTTATTTACCTTACAAGACGTGCTGTTTCACCTGCCGCTACGTTATGAAGACAGAACTCGGGTTTACAGTGTGGCCGAGTGCCGCCCGTTTACCCATGTTAGTGTACAGGGCGAAGTAAAAAGCGCCGACATTCAATACGGCAAAAAACGCATGTTAGTGGTGAAGCTAAGCGATGGTACAGGCACTATTACTTTACGCTTTTTTCACTTTGGGGCAGTACAACGCACGATGATGACGCCGGGCAATGTTATTCGTTGCTTTGGTGAAGTTCGCACCGGTAAGTGGGGCATTGAAATGATGCACCCTGAGTTCAAACTCATTGATGAAGACGCGCCGCTTGAAGCAGAATCTCTAACACCTGTTTACCCCACCACCGAAGGGGTAAAGCAACTTACCTTGCGAAATTTAACCGACCAAGCCCTTAAAATGTTAGATAAAGGCGCACTGGCCGACTTACTGCCTGAAGGCATGTACAGCGACCAGATTAGCTTAAATGAAGCATTGCATGCGGTACATCGGCCTGCGCCCGATACCGATGTGCATGAAATGGAAGAAGGGCTTCATCCTGCGCAGTACCGGTTAATTCTAGAAGAGCTTTTGTCACACCATTTAAGTGTACTCAAAGTACGTAAGCTTTCAGATGCTCAGCCTGGCATTAGCATAAGGGTAGACAAGCCCCTTATTGAAAAGATGTTGGCGCAGCTGCCATTTTCACCCACAGGGGCACAACAGCGAGTTGTGGCTGATATTCAGCAAGACATGCAACACCCCAGGCCTATGATGCGCTTAGTACAAGGCGACGTGGGCTCAGGGAAAACCTTAGTAGCAGCTCTAGCTGCGCTATCCGCTATTGGCGCAGGTCATCAAGTAGCATTAATGGCGCCTACCGAATTGCTTGCCGAACAACATGCGAACAACTTTCGCGAATGGTTTGCACCGCTGGGCATAGAAATCGGGTGGTTAGCCGGTAAGCTTAAAGGCAAAGCCCGCACCGAAGTATTGTCGCGGCTTGAAAGTGGCGACGTGCAAATGTTGGTAGGCACCCATGCTATATTTCAAGAAAGCGTGACATACCAACAACTCGCCTTGGTGATTGTGGATGAACAACACCGATTTGGTGTGCATCAGCGCCTTGCGCTTCGCGATAAAGGTGAACAACAAGGGCGATACCCTCACCAGTTAATTATGACAGCAACCCCTATACCTAGAACGCTGGCCATGACCGCCTATGCCGACCTAGACACATCGATTATTGATGAACTACCCCCAGGGCGAACCCCAGTAACCACGGTGGTGTTACCTGACTCACGTCGAGCCGATGTGATTGAGCGAGTTCGCACGGCGTGCAAAGCAAATGGCAGGCAAGCCTACTGGGTTTGTACCCTTATTGATGAGTCTGAAGTATTGGAATGCCAAGCGGCTGAAGATGCTGCGGTTATTCTTCGCACCGCATTACCTGAACTTAACGTAGGTTTAGTGCATGGACGCTTAAAGCCTGCTGAAAAACTACAAGTCATGGCCGATTTTAAAGCTGGTGAGCTCGATTTGTTAGTCGCCACCACGGTAATTGAAGTAGGGGTAGATGTTCCTAACGCTAGTATTATGATTATTGAGAACCCTGAACGGTTAGGTTTAGCCCAATTGCATCAGCTTCGAGGCCGAGTAGGGCGTGGCGCAGTAGAAAGCCAATGTGTACTCATGTACCAAAGCCCCTTGTCTAAAACGGCAACTCAGCGATTAAGCGTACTGCGTGAGTCTAATGATGGGTTTTATATTGCGCAGCGAGACTTGGAAATTCGTGGCCCAGGGGAGTTTATGGGTACTCGTCAAACCGGCATGGCAGAGCTTAAAATTGCTGATTTAGTGAGAGACGCCGCGCTTATTCCCAAAGTACAAGAAATTGCGTATACCTTATGGGAACAATATCCTTCCCACGCACAAGCGATTATCAACCGCTGGATAGGGCATAAGGAGCAATATGGCCATGCTTAG